One stretch of Rhinolophus ferrumequinum isolate MPI-CBG mRhiFer1 chromosome 3, mRhiFer1_v1.p, whole genome shotgun sequence DNA includes these proteins:
- the SF3B5 gene encoding splicing factor 3B subunit 5 has protein sequence MTDRYTIHSQLEHLQSKYIGTGHADTTKWEWLVNQHRDSYCSYMGHFDLLNYFAIAENESKARVRFNLMEKMLQPCGPPADKPEEN, from the coding sequence ATGACGGACCGCTACACCATCCACAGCCAGCTGGAGCATCTGCAGTCCAAGTACATCGGCACGGGCCACGCCGACACCACCAAGTGGGAGTGGCTAGTGAACCAGCACCGCGACTCCTACTGCTCCTACATGGGCCACTTCGACCTTCTCAACTACTTCGCCATCGCGGAGAATGAGAGCAAAGCACGAGTCCGCTTCAACTTGATGGAGAAGATGCTGCAGCCTTGCGGACCGCCAGCCGACAAGCCCGAGGAGAACTGA